One genomic region from Verrucomicrobiia bacterium encodes:
- a CDS encoding carboxy terminal-processing peptidase: protein MRRRWLLPWMMAALVLTLRGAQSDTATLAAPSEPLLISSRYTNSLTLAPLPADGDIAQTFAKLLERNHYSRHKFDDEISTRFFDRYLEVLDPQRLYLLESDVEEFAPLRAQLDDLIMRHRDSSPAYRIFNRFLSRFDQSYQLVTALLQTNRFEFTDDAAYVVDRKSAPRPADLESAQILWRERLRSEYLSEKLSFGDYADVVAWVEQHAAAGTWEDLGRQLTNRFSIEKSADLTDLVRREYEAAQEAAAAARLAAGTAAPEVAPPTPIERVRERLLERLAADTHEEIVKKLTRRYQSSLRNLKQIESDEVLQFWLSALGHAYDPHTDYFGKRELDQFSISMNLALFGIGATLTSEDGYTVIRSLVAGAPAEMSKQIKVNDRIVGVAQGEDEFVDVLGEKLNKVVEQIRGPKGTRVRLLVIPAGADPSVRKVVSLVRDEVKLENSEAKAKLVELAFEGRTNRVGVIDLPSFYANFPVAGRRGSGKTTTGDVARLIRKLLDEGAEGLVLDLRRNGGGSLEEAINLTGLFIKAGPVVQVRNMDGSKQVDSSQQETPLYDGPLVVLTSRFSASASEILTGALQDYDRAVIVGDGSSHGKGTVQTIQELGMYLNKTVENPGAAKVTIRKFYRPSGASTQLKGVVPDIVLPSVVNQMDVGESSLANALPWDTISPAAFRRLGRISPILTELSRRSETRVSADPDFAYVREDIERFQKAKAEKAVSLNEAARRREISENKARLEARKKELAERQDILPTQWEITLKNVDLPGLPAPVTNQVVVAVNKVVEDLSKDQVAEAEAAGELTATAHVGLSEDDDNEDEPTKGTRNDPHLREAERIVLDLIELSVPARRLSARAE from the coding sequence ATGAGACGCCGATGGCTGCTTCCTTGGATGATGGCTGCCCTGGTGCTGACGCTCCGGGGCGCGCAATCCGATACCGCGACCCTTGCCGCACCCTCCGAGCCGCTGCTGATCTCGTCGCGCTACACCAATTCCCTGACACTGGCCCCGCTGCCAGCCGACGGCGACATCGCCCAGACCTTTGCCAAACTTCTGGAGCGCAACCATTATTCCCGGCACAAATTCGACGATGAGATCTCAACCCGGTTCTTCGACCGTTACCTGGAGGTCCTCGACCCACAGCGACTGTACCTGCTCGAATCGGATGTCGAGGAGTTCGCGCCCCTGAGGGCTCAACTCGACGATTTGATCATGCGGCACCGCGACTCCTCGCCGGCCTACCGCATCTTCAACCGGTTCCTCAGCCGGTTCGACCAGTCGTACCAGCTCGTCACTGCATTGCTGCAGACCAACCGGTTCGAGTTTACCGACGACGCCGCCTATGTCGTGGACCGGAAATCGGCCCCCCGCCCGGCAGACCTGGAATCGGCCCAGATCCTCTGGCGCGAGCGGCTGCGGTCGGAGTACCTCTCCGAAAAGCTGAGCTTTGGGGATTACGCCGATGTGGTCGCCTGGGTGGAACAGCATGCGGCCGCGGGGACCTGGGAGGACCTCGGTCGGCAGCTCACCAACCGGTTCAGCATCGAGAAGTCCGCCGACCTGACCGACCTGGTCCGCCGCGAGTACGAAGCGGCACAGGAGGCAGCGGCCGCTGCACGCCTGGCCGCCGGCACCGCGGCGCCCGAGGTGGCACCCCCGACGCCGATTGAGAGGGTTCGCGAGCGGTTGCTGGAACGGCTGGCCGCGGACACCCACGAGGAAATCGTCAAGAAGCTCACCCGTCGTTACCAGTCATCCTTGCGGAACCTGAAGCAAATCGAGTCCGACGAGGTGCTGCAATTCTGGCTGAGCGCCCTCGGGCACGCGTATGACCCCCACACCGATTACTTCGGGAAACGGGAACTCGACCAATTCTCCATCAGCATGAATCTGGCGCTGTTCGGCATCGGCGCGACGCTGACCAGCGAGGACGGATACACGGTCATCCGCTCCCTGGTCGCGGGAGCGCCCGCCGAGATGAGCAAGCAGATCAAGGTCAACGACCGCATCGTGGGCGTGGCCCAGGGAGAGGACGAGTTTGTGGACGTGCTCGGTGAAAAACTCAACAAGGTGGTCGAGCAGATCCGGGGGCCCAAGGGCACCCGGGTCCGGTTGCTGGTCATCCCGGCGGGCGCCGACCCGTCGGTCCGCAAGGTCGTCTCGCTGGTGCGCGACGAGGTAAAACTCGAGAACTCGGAGGCGAAGGCGAAACTGGTGGAGCTTGCATTCGAGGGCCGCACCAACCGCGTCGGGGTGATTGATCTGCCCTCCTTCTACGCCAATTTCCCCGTGGCCGGTCGCCGGGGCTCCGGGAAGACCACCACCGGGGACGTCGCACGACTGATCCGCAAGCTGCTCGACGAGGGGGCGGAAGGCCTCGTGCTGGACCTCCGACGAAACGGAGGCGGCTCCCTTGAAGAGGCCATCAACCTGACGGGACTGTTCATCAAGGCCGGCCCCGTGGTCCAGGTGCGCAACATGGACGGCAGCAAGCAGGTGGATTCGTCCCAACAGGAAACTCCCCTCTACGACGGACCCCTCGTGGTGCTCACCAGCCGCTTCAGCGCCAGCGCCAGCGAAATTCTCACCGGCGCCCTGCAGGACTATGACCGGGCGGTGATCGTGGGGGATGGATCCTCCCACGGAAAAGGCACCGTCCAGACCATCCAGGAACTGGGGATGTATCTCAACAAGACGGTGGAGAACCCGGGCGCGGCCAAGGTGACCATCCGCAAGTTCTACCGTCCGAGCGGCGCCAGCACCCAGCTCAAAGGGGTCGTCCCCGACATCGTGCTGCCCAGCGTCGTCAACCAGATGGATGTCGGGGAATCATCCCTGGCCAATGCGCTGCCCTGGGACACCATTTCCCCCGCAGCGTTTCGCCGGCTTGGCCGCATATCGCCGATCCTCACGGAGCTGTCCCGACGTTCCGAGACCCGCGTGTCCGCAGACCCGGATTTCGCCTATGTCCGCGAGGACATCGAGCGATTCCAGAAGGCCAAAGCCGAAAAGGCCGTCTCGCTGAACGAAGCGGCACGCCGCCGCGAAATCTCGGAAAACAAGGCCCGCCTCGAGGCCCGAAAGAAGGAACTGGCCGAGCGCCAGGACATCCTGCCCACCCAGTGGGAGATCACCCTGAAGAATGTGGACCTTCCCGGCCTGCCGGCTCCCGTCACCAACCAGGTGGTCGTTGCCGTCAACAAGGTGGTGGAGGACCTGTCCAAGGATCAGGTCGCGGAGGCCGAGGCCGCCGGAGAACTCACGGCGACCGCGCACGTCGGGCTCTCCGAGGATGATGACAACGAGGACGAGCCGACCAAGGGGACCCGCAATGACCCGCACCTGCGCGAGGCCGAGCGCATTGTGCTCGATCTGATCGAATTGTCGGTCCCGGCCCGGCGCCTCTCTGCACGCGCCGAATAA
- a CDS encoding DUF1592 domain-containing protein: MKAVWILALLAGWGCLAAARDGDGASGVMRAFLAQHCGECHDADTRHGGLDLSALPFDPASPENAGHWVRLLDRVTLGEMPPLKKPRPPAAATLEFFSTVSNALVRAEQPLLAAEGRSVRRRMNRLEYENALRDLLHAPWLAVRDALPEDGTAHRFNKVGEALDVSHVQMSRYLAVAEAALREVAAWRPDRRKIRYYARDQANYTNLIKFTVLNTYAERAAFPVLGFEGQPGVRSGVEPVTVGTNDPVRRELEGMGVVAGSYEPVEPKFNQFRAPVSGQYRLRFFGHTAWVAAARSNRWYVPDLDVVSPGRRSEPITVYSHAQPRQLRRLGAFDLTPEPEAHELTAWILAGETVRVDPARLFRSRPGKGRFRNPLATPEGQPGVVLRWLEVEGPLDDGRPTAGFRVLFDDLAAKPPPRGKSGVEVVSQDPARDAARLMRRFVAAAYRRTDVAEESRRFLAVAEGARSRGSSFADAMIAGYTAVLCSPEFVMVDAPSGGLDGMALATRLSLLLWNSTPDETLRSAAASGRLGTSGTLRAETERLLQDPRSRRFIEAFLDYWLDLRLMDANAPDATLYPDYYLDDLLSESALEETRAYLGELIRDNLPARALVASDFVMVNERLAAHYGMPPFEGVAVRRVPVPSGNPRGGLLTQASVLAVTANGTTTSPVLRGAWVLERLLGRPLPPPPPGVGAVEPDTRGAVTIREQLDLHRNQPACAACHDLMDPPGFALENFDVMGGWRDRYRAQGSGTPEPGIGKGGHPFEFHLGPHVDASGQLRDGRKFQDVVELKRLLLSDERALARNLVGQLSVYATGAPVRFSDRAAIEAVLDRCRDSDYGVRDLILELVQSPLFRGK; the protein is encoded by the coding sequence ATGAAGGCTGTCTGGATCCTCGCGCTGCTGGCCGGTTGGGGATGCCTCGCTGCGGCTCGGGATGGCGACGGCGCCTCCGGCGTGATGCGGGCCTTCCTGGCGCAGCACTGCGGGGAATGCCACGACGCGGACACCCGGCACGGCGGACTGGATCTCTCCGCGCTGCCCTTCGACCCGGCATCGCCGGAGAATGCCGGCCACTGGGTGCGCCTGCTCGACCGTGTGACCCTTGGAGAAATGCCCCCGCTGAAGAAGCCGCGGCCGCCGGCCGCGGCCACCCTGGAGTTCTTCAGCACCGTCTCCAACGCGCTGGTCCGGGCGGAGCAGCCCCTGCTGGCGGCGGAGGGGCGTTCCGTCCGGCGCCGGATGAACCGTCTGGAATACGAGAACGCGCTCCGTGACCTCCTTCATGCGCCATGGCTGGCCGTGCGCGACGCCCTGCCCGAGGACGGCACCGCGCACCGCTTCAACAAGGTGGGCGAGGCCCTCGATGTGTCCCACGTCCAGATGTCCCGTTACCTGGCGGTGGCCGAGGCGGCACTTCGGGAGGTCGCGGCGTGGCGACCGGACCGCCGCAAGATCCGCTACTACGCCAGGGATCAGGCGAATTATACCAACCTGATCAAGTTCACGGTCCTCAACACCTACGCCGAGCGCGCCGCCTTCCCGGTGCTGGGCTTCGAGGGGCAACCCGGGGTGCGCTCCGGTGTCGAGCCGGTCACCGTTGGCACCAACGACCCGGTGCGCCGCGAACTGGAGGGCATGGGCGTCGTGGCGGGCAGTTACGAGCCGGTGGAGCCGAAGTTCAATCAATTCCGGGCGCCGGTCTCGGGTCAGTACCGCCTGCGCTTCTTTGGGCACACGGCCTGGGTCGCCGCCGCCCGGAGCAACCGCTGGTACGTCCCCGATCTTGACGTCGTGTCGCCGGGACGCCGCTCGGAGCCCATCACGGTGTATTCCCATGCGCAGCCGCGGCAGTTGCGCCGTCTGGGTGCCTTCGACCTGACGCCGGAACCGGAGGCCCATGAGCTCACCGCCTGGATCCTCGCTGGCGAGACGGTTCGCGTGGATCCCGCGCGGCTGTTCCGTTCCCGCCCCGGCAAGGGGCGCTTTCGCAACCCGCTGGCCACGCCGGAGGGGCAGCCTGGCGTGGTCCTCCGCTGGCTGGAGGTGGAGGGCCCGCTGGATGATGGACGCCCCACGGCGGGATTTCGGGTGCTGTTTGACGACCTGGCGGCGAAGCCACCGCCGCGGGGGAAGTCCGGGGTCGAGGTTGTTTCCCAGGATCCGGCGAGGGATGCCGCCCGCCTGATGCGGCGGTTTGTCGCGGCGGCCTACCGGCGAACCGACGTCGCGGAGGAGTCCCGTCGCTTCCTCGCCGTCGCCGAGGGAGCCCGGTCCCGCGGCAGCAGCTTCGCGGACGCCATGATCGCGGGCTACACGGCGGTCTTGTGTTCCCCGGAGTTCGTGATGGTGGACGCGCCGTCGGGTGGGCTTGACGGCATGGCGCTGGCGACCCGGCTGTCCCTGCTTCTGTGGAACTCCACGCCTGACGAAACCCTGCGATCGGCGGCGGCCTCGGGCCGGCTTGGGACGTCCGGCACATTGCGCGCGGAGACGGAACGTCTGCTTCAGGATCCGCGGTCGAGGCGGTTTATTGAGGCGTTCCTCGACTACTGGCTGGACCTCCGTCTGATGGATGCCAACGCCCCCGATGCCACGCTGTATCCCGACTACTACCTGGACGACCTGCTCAGCGAATCCGCCCTCGAGGAGACCCGGGCCTATCTGGGCGAGTTGATCCGGGATAATCTGCCGGCGCGGGCGTTGGTGGCATCGGACTTTGTGATGGTCAACGAGCGCCTGGCGGCCCACTACGGGATGCCCCCGTTCGAGGGCGTCGCCGTGCGGCGGGTGCCGGTGCCGTCGGGAAATCCCCGCGGCGGACTCCTCACCCAGGCGAGCGTGCTTGCGGTGACGGCCAATGGCACCACCACCTCGCCGGTCCTCAGGGGCGCTTGGGTCCTGGAGCGCCTGCTGGGCCGGCCACTGCCGCCACCACCGCCCGGTGTCGGCGCGGTGGAGCCGGACACCCGGGGCGCGGTGACGATCCGGGAGCAGCTCGACCTGCACCGCAACCAGCCCGCATGCGCCGCCTGCCACGACCTCATGGACCCGCCAGGCTTCGCCCTGGAGAACTTTGACGTGATGGGGGGCTGGCGGGACCGGTATCGGGCACAGGGTTCGGGCACTCCGGAACCCGGGATTGGCAAGGGTGGGCATCCGTTTGAATTTCATCTGGGGCCGCACGTGGACGCTTCCGGACAACTCCGGGACGGACGCAAATTCCAGGACGTGGTCGAGTTGAAGCGTTTGCTGCTTTCGGACGAGCGCGCCCTGGCCCGCAACCTGGTGGGTCAGTTGTCGGTGTACGCCACTGGAGCCCCGGTTCGCTTCAGCGACCGTGCCGCCATCGAGGCGGTGCTCGACCGTTGCCGCGACTCGGACTACGGTGTGAGGGACTTGATCCTGGAACTCGTGCAAAGCCCGCTGTTTCGGGGCAAGTGA
- a CDS encoding DUF1552 domain-containing protein, with product MDTAFIAVRRPLSRRRFLRGTGVALALPWLEAMSPGLAAGPQPVPRRMLAICNNLGLLPEEFFPVDAGRNYTPGRYLKLLEAHRNDFTVFSGVSHPDVDGGHPADNCFLTAAPRPGSGGFRNTISLDQYIGERVGHLTRFPSLTLGVNIQQGFRSLSWTGSGVMIPCEERASEIFRRLFLQGSPEETAAQIRRLEVGRSILDGVADQARVLRRGLGPRDGERMDQYLDGVRDLEQRMQRAREWEDRPKPVVTAPVPADPDSPRAFMQKVRLMYDLARLAFETDSTRSIALLLDGVNSPAIEIEGTAITDGYHNLSHHGKSEAKITQLRAIDEGHLRLLAGLLADLKQSREDGQPLLERTMVLYGSNLGNANTHVTTNLPILFAGGGFRHGQHLAFDTRRNYPLPNLFVSMLQRMGIETDRFASSTGTLRGLEVA from the coding sequence ATGGACACCGCCTTCATCGCCGTCCGCCGCCCGTTGTCGAGGCGCCGCTTTTTGCGTGGCACCGGCGTCGCGCTGGCGCTGCCGTGGCTGGAGGCCATGTCGCCGGGACTGGCAGCCGGGCCGCAGCCCGTGCCGCGACGGATGCTGGCCATCTGCAATAACCTTGGGCTGCTGCCCGAGGAGTTCTTTCCGGTGGATGCCGGACGCAACTACACGCCAGGCCGGTATCTCAAGCTGCTGGAGGCGCATCGCAACGACTTCACCGTGTTCAGCGGGGTTTCGCACCCCGACGTGGACGGCGGGCATCCTGCCGACAACTGCTTCCTGACCGCGGCGCCGCGACCAGGCAGCGGGGGATTCCGCAACACGATTTCCCTCGACCAGTACATTGGGGAGCGGGTCGGACACCTCACCCGGTTTCCGTCGCTGACCCTTGGCGTCAACATCCAGCAGGGGTTTCGAAGTCTTTCATGGACGGGATCCGGAGTGATGATCCCCTGCGAGGAGCGTGCCTCCGAAATCTTCCGGAGGCTGTTCCTCCAGGGATCGCCGGAGGAGACGGCCGCCCAGATTCGAAGGCTGGAGGTGGGACGGAGCATTCTTGACGGCGTGGCAGATCAGGCGCGGGTCCTCCGTCGGGGCCTCGGTCCGCGCGATGGCGAACGCATGGACCAGTACCTTGACGGCGTCCGCGATCTGGAGCAGCGGATGCAGCGGGCGCGGGAATGGGAGGATCGGCCCAAGCCGGTGGTCACCGCCCCGGTGCCGGCCGATCCCGACAGCCCGCGGGCCTTCATGCAGAAGGTGCGGCTGATGTACGACCTCGCGCGACTGGCGTTCGAGACGGACTCCACCCGTTCCATCGCGTTGCTGCTGGATGGCGTGAATTCGCCGGCAATCGAGATCGAGGGCACGGCCATCACCGACGGCTATCACAACCTGTCGCACCATGGGAAATCGGAGGCCAAGATCACACAATTAAGGGCGATTGATGAGGGGCATCTCCGACTGCTGGCCGGTCTGCTTGCCGACCTGAAACAGTCGCGTGAGGACGGTCAGCCGCTCTTGGAACGGACGATGGTGCTCTACGGGTCCAACCTCGGGAATGCCAACACCCACGTCACCACCAACCTGCCCATCCTGTTCGCCGGGGGTGGATTTCGACACGGCCAGCACCTGGCTTTCGACACCCGGCGCAACTACCCGTTGCCGAACCTGTTCGTCTCGATGCTCCAGCGGATGGGCATCGAGACCGACCGCTTCGCCTCCTCGACAGGCACCCTGCGTGGCCTGGAGGTGGCGTGA